In one Amia ocellicauda isolate fAmiCal2 chromosome 2, fAmiCal2.hap1, whole genome shotgun sequence genomic region, the following are encoded:
- the LOC136760904 gene encoding epidermal differentiation-specific protein-like, with product MSKIIIYEHNDFQGISKEFTSDVANLVDSNFNDCISSLKVIGQPWVLYADTNFSGRQWIFEEGDYATVEANDTFSSLQLVTEDLSDPQITLYEHSNYRGRSIVLTCETNLCHGSFNDVASSHRVQRGAWVLYEHIDRGGVQMVARAGHDVPDYGWFNDRLSHLRPLKPGKPTVTAEVLWDKKEEQMKSITIDSLCGLNHGDHEQSFSTELSREYEGSVTETFKFSNSTQITVGSTFSVDVFKVKNEFSVSVSNTFTVEKGSSNTKTERKKVQVSLPAKVPPHTKLTVNVVRKEVDVKVPVKLTVTLGGRSKTEYGEYRCQSGLALTAEYREEKI from the coding sequence ATGAGCAAGATCATCATCTATGAGCATAATGATTTCCAGGGGATCAGCAAAGAGTTCACCTCTGATGTCGCCAACCTAGTAGACTCTAACTTTAATGACTGCATCTCCTCCCTGAAGGTGATCGGGCAGCCCTGGGTGCTGTACGCAGACACAAACTTCAGCGGTCGCCAATGGATCTTCGAGGAAGGAGACTACGCCACTGTGGAAGCGAATGACACCTTTTCCTCTCTGCAGCTGGTGACCGAGGACCTGTCAGACCCTCAGATCACGCTGTACGAGCACTCAAACTACAGGGGCAGAAGCATCGTCCTCACCTGCGAGACCAACCTGTGCCACGGCTCCTTCAATGATGTGGCGTCCTCCCACAGAGTGCAGAGAGGAGCCTGGGTCCTGTACGAACACATAGACAGAGGAGGGGTGCAGATGGTGGCCAGAGCTGGTCATGACGTGCCTGATTATGGTTGGTTCAATGATCGTCTGTCCCACCTGCGCCCTCTGAAGCCAGGGAAGCCGACAGTGACAGCTGAGGTCCTGTGGGACAAGAAGGAAGAGCAGATGAAGTCCATCACCATCGACTCCTTGTGTGGCCTGAACCATGGTGACCACGAGCAGAGCTTCTCCACAGAGCTGAGCCGAGAGTACGAGGGCTCGGTCACTGAGACCTTCAAATTCAGCAATTCGACTCAGATAACTGTGGGATCGACTTTCTCCGTAGACGTGTTCAAGGTGAAGAACGAATTCAGCGTTTCTGTGAGTAACACCTTCACCGTGGAAAAGGGAAGCAGCAACACCAAGACCGAGAGGAAGAAGGTccaggtcagcctgccagccaaAGTCCCTCCTCACACCAAGCTCACTGTGAACGTGGTGAGGAAGGAGGTGGATGTGAAGGTGCCAGTCAAGCTGACTGTCACTCTAGGGGGGCGCAGTAAGACAGAGTATGGGGAGTACAGGTGCCAGTCTGGGCTCGCTCTCACCGCTGAGTACAGGGAAGAGAAGAtatag